A stretch of Hoplias malabaricus isolate fHopMal1 chromosome 10, fHopMal1.hap1, whole genome shotgun sequence DNA encodes these proteins:
- the cited4b gene encoding cbp/p300-interacting transactivator 4b produces the protein MAEHMMMPMSHGQANGGLHGYRMGMNGQQHVPQPGMRQMPNGQMMHYGPQGAMEASMRQRPNMVGPMNAQMNGAPMGHHQMQSANMMYGNQGQQQHHHMHQQQQQQQGQHQHPGQQQQQYMAGGLTSQQLMASMQLQKLNTQYHGHPLGAMNSSHMGNGAQFRMGHAQLANMQHMAGPTLGLNGMDTDLIDEEVLTSLAMELGLDRVQELPELFLGQNEFDFIPDFVSKQQPSTVSC, from the coding sequence ATGGCGGAGCACATGATGATGCCCATGAGCCACGGCCAGGCTAATGGCGGCCTGCATGGGTACAGAATGGGCATGAATGGTCAGCAACATGTGCCCCAGCCAGGCATGAGACAAATGCCCAATGGACAGATGATGCACTACGGGCCTCAGGGAGCCATGGAAGCCAGCATGAGGCAGCGACCCAACATGGTGGGTCCCATGAACGCTCAAATGAATGGAGCACCAATGGGCCACCACCAAATGCAATCTGCAAACATGATGTATGGAAACCAAGGCCAGCAGCAGCATCATCACATGcatcaacagcagcagcagcagcaagggCAGCATCAGCATCCGGGtcagcaacagcagcagtacATGGCTGGAGGCCTGACCTCACAGCAGCTGATGGCCAGCATGCAACTGCAGAAACTCAACACACAGTACCATGGGCACCCACTTGGGGCTATGAACAGCAGCCACATGGGGAATGGAGCACAGTTTCGCATGGGCCATGCTCAACTGGCCAACATGCAACATATGGCTGGACCTACACTTGGCCTTAATGGCATGGACACCGACCTCATTGATGAGGAGGTTCTCACATCATTGGCCATGGAATTAGGACTGGACCGAGTGCAAGAGCTCCCAGAACTCTTCCTTGGACAGAATGAGTTTGATTTTATACCAGATTTTGTCAGCAAACAGCAGCCCAGCACTGTCAGTTGCTGA